One region of Drosophila kikkawai strain 14028-0561.14 chromosome 2R, DkikHiC1v2, whole genome shotgun sequence genomic DNA includes:
- the cora gene encoding protein 4.1 homolog isoform X3: protein MPAEIKPSAPAEPETPTKSKAKTSSSSFSKAALARVTLLDGSILDVTIDRKAKGRDLVNSICAGLNIIEKDYFGLTYETPTDPRTWLDLEKPVAKFFRSDPWPLNFAVKFYPPEPSQLQEDITRYHLCLQVRNDILEGRLPCTFVTHALLGSYLVQSEMGDYDAKDMPTRAYLKDFKIAPNQTPELEDKVMDLHKTHKGQSPAEAELHYLENAKKLAMYGVDLHPAKDSEGVDIMLGVCASGLLVYRDKLRINRFAWPKILKISYKRHHFYIKIRPGEFEQYESTIGFKLANHRAAKKLWKSCVEHHTFFRLMTPEPDHKSTMFPRFGSKYRYKGRTQYESRATPVDRTAPTFDRTLSGARLTSRSMDALAMAEKEKVARKSSTLDHRGDRNAEGADAHSRSPIKNKKDKPPTELYLDLMDEEKEAKLREKKQKEKEEKERKEKEKRDLEERKKAEKAEKAAKAAAAAAAAAAGSAVNGNDELNDSNKSDKSSGRRGVGIFSSGRKSKSGSPSKDSGKDKSGKDKDKEMGRLGLVVTSGLGADGQQDKDLEEAAKNAAKNRGSTTPGGVTRQYEYAVDADGNASPTRKSYTPGGFRYDQDPNSRKSGGDGQEQLSPTSQQKKIGLAFNYAPGNENALKETAEKLKAGQLSPRTQDKLNRGQLSPKSRAKLLQDPLLSPTTRAKLQGSAVDAAAVPLSDSQKRSYSPTKGPQGYSSGAPGSYKPISDPTADFLESQRYNKEPGYVGPSKAGAAGDAAGAAAAGAAAAGAGAKKPGSPNKSGTPGAGAAAGAAAGAAAAAAAAAAAKPKKKRVKIMVITSKFDPSTKRIDAENGTIEHSTGILDPATGRIDTKYGVIDPKKGTLEALNTKTGKKELFQGDIDSKTGNLHLVSGVADPKTGRLDESLGQIVCITPQDNPVVELTVITSRIDPATGKIDTVNGDVERSLGVLNLDTGLLDTKYGEINTRTGELKAIDPKSGKIVVSKNVKVDPGTGQITILGVIDPKTHKIDPNQGRLIEVGQQIDPIVEVTSLAGKFDSKRNIIDAKTAQVETSGGQFDPKAGKIDTKYGQIDLVKHTITFNDPKSGKTVTRDIKIEPTTGQIVLKNQVNPKNNKPDKDYARIISLRIVQQRVDPATKAPITQVSAAKDKDIVVDPKSNQIWVPTGASDPATKEQQYISSSVDPKTGYVITIYGYLDPKTNEIKKQTKLDPNTIKIEPTSGKIYTATGEVDPSTGEPLYAATQVDPESGEVYTKLARVDPKTGKIVIVRILLISKTDERGRPEEIDPSTCEIDPVSGRVLKFFNKTVYVYNMIDPVTGEIVQVDPNDPRFAGARTTVTHTMTLTGEIDPVTGRIKSEYGDIDPNTGDIDPATAVTDPVTGKLILNYAQIDPSHFGKQAQVQTTTETVPITRQQFFDGVKHIGKGALRRDSEGSSDDDMTGQYGSDQVKDIVLSSSQAQAAASGKLGKPVSTPTVVKTTTKQVLTKNDDGVTHNVEEEVRNLGTGEVTYSTQEHKADATPTDLSGAYVTATAVTTRTATTHEDLGKNAKTEQLEEKTVATTRTHDPTKQQQRVVTQEVKTTATVTSGDQKSPLYTTSATGSTPGPHVESTRVVLGEDTPGYSGHGEIISTQTVSSKTRTVETITYKTERDGIVETRVEQKITIQSDGDPIDHDKALAEAIQEATAMNPDMTVEKIEIQQQTQ, encoded by the exons ATGCCGGCGGAAATTAAACCATCCGCACCCGCTGAGCCGGAAACGCCGACCAAGAGCAAAGCCAAGACCAGCTCCTCATCGTTCTCCAAGGCAGCCCTGGCCAGGGTAACCCTGCTGGATGGCTCCATTCTAGATGTGACCATTGAT CGCAAAGCCAAGGGCCGTGACCTGGTCAACTCCATCTGTGCCGGCCTCAACATCATTGAGAAGGACTACTTTGGCTTGACCTATGAGACTCCCACAGATCCACGCACCTGGCTGGATCTGGAGAAGCCAGTGGCCAAGTTCTTTCGTTCGGATCCCTGGCCCTTGAACTTTGCCGTCAAGTTCTATCCGCCGGAGCCTTCGCAGCTGCAGGAGGACATCACGCGCTATCACCTGTGCCTGCAGGTGCGCAATGATATCCTCGAGGGTCGTCTGCCCTGCACCTTTGTCACCCACGCCTTGCTGGGCTCCTATTTGGTGCAATCCGAGATGGGTGACTATGATGCCAAGGATATGCCCACGCGTGCCTACCTAAAGGACTTTAAGATCGCCCCCAACCAGACGCCTGAGTTGGAGGATAAGGTCATGGATCTGCACAAGACCCACAAGGGACAATCACCAGCAGAGGCTGAGCTTCACTACCTGGAGAATGCCAAGAAGCTGGCCATGTATGGCGTGGATTTGCATCCGGCCAAGGACTCTGAGGGTGTGGACATCATGCTGGGCGTGTGTGCCTCTGGATTGTTGGTCTACAGGGATAA ACTCCGCATCAACCGCTTTGCCTGGCCCAAGATCCTGAAAATCTCCTACAAGCGTCATCATTTTTATATCAAGATCCGTCCCGGTGAATTCGAGCAGTACGAGTCCACCATTGGCTTCAAGCTGGCCAATCATAGGGCCGCCAAGAAGCTCTGGAAATCCTGCGTGGAGCACCACACCTTCTTCCGCCTGATGACCCCGGAACCGGACCACAAGTCCACTATGTTCCCGCGCTTTGGCTCCAAGTATCGCTACAAGGGACGCACTCAGTATGAGAGCAGGGCCACGCCCGTGGATCGTACGGCTCCTACCTTTGACAGGACTCTATCAGGAGCTCGTCTGACCTCACGCAGCATGGATG CCTTGGCCATGGCCGAGAAGGAGAAGGTGGCCCGCAAGAGCAGCACTTTGGACCATCGGGGAGACCGCAATGCCGAGGGAGCCGATGCCCACAGCCGCAGTCCCATTAAGAACAAGAAGGACAAG CCCCCGACAGAGCTGTACCTTGACTTGATG gatgaggagaaggaggcCAAGCTGCGCGAGAAGAagcagaaggagaaggaggaaaaggagcgcaaggagaaggagaagcgaGACTTGGAGGAGCGCAAGAAGGCCGAGAAGGCTGAGAAGGCggccaaggcagcagcagctgctgcagccgccgccgctggtTCGGCTGTTAATG GCAATGACGAGCTGAACGATTCCAACAAGTCGGACAAGTCCTCAGGCAGACGT GGCGTTGGCATATTCTCGTCGGGCCGCAAGAGCAAGAGCGGCTCTCCGTCCAAGGACAGCGGCAAGGATAAGTCGggcaaggacaaggacaaggaaaTGGGTCGTCTTGGTTTGGTCGTTACTTCGGGTCTGGGCGCCGATGGTCAGCAGGACAAGGATCTTGAGGAGGCGGCCAAGAATGCGGCCAAGAACCGTGGATCCACCACTCCTGGCGGAGTGACCAGGCAGTACGAGTATGCCGTGGATGCCGATGGCAATGCCAGCCCCACCAGGAAGTCCTATACACCAGGTGGCTTCCGTTACGACCAGGATCCCAACTCTAGGAAGTCTGGTGGCGATGGACAGGAGCAGCTTTCACCCACATCGCAGCAGAAGAAGATTGGGTTGGCCTTCAACTATGCTCCGGGCAATGAGAATGCTTTGAAGGAGACCGCCGAGAAGCTGAAGGCTGGCCAGCTGTCGCCGCGCACTCAGGACAAGCTGAACCGTGGCCAGCTGTCGCCCAAGTCCAGGGCCAAGCTGCTGCAGGATCCCCTGCTTTCGCCCACCACAAGAGCTAAGCTCCAGGGCAGCGCTGTGGATGCTGCCGCTGTTCCGCTCAGCGACTCCCAGAAGCGCTCTTATTCGCCCACGAAGGGTCCGCAGGGCTACTCCTCTGGTGCTCCGGGTAGCTACAAGCCCATCTCAGATCCCACAGCTGACTTTTTGGAGTCGCAGCGTTACAACAAGGAGCCTGGCTATGTGGGCCCCTCGAAGGCAGGTGCTGCGGGAGATGCtgcaggagctgctgctgcgggagctgctgctgctggagctggtgcTAAGAAGCCTGGATCTCCCAACAAATCGGGAACTCCTGGAGCTGGTGCTGCCGCAGGAGCTGCAGCaggagccgccgccgccgctgctgctgctgccgccgccaagCCCAAGAAGAAGCGCGTCAAGATCATGGTCATCACCTCCAAGTTTGATCCCTCGACCAAGCGCATTGATGCTGAGAACGGAACCATTGAGCACTCCACTGGCATTCTAGACCCGGCCACCGGACGCATCGACACCAAGTACGGTGTGATTGATCCCAAGAAGGGCACTTTGGAGGCTCTCAATACCAAGACCGGCAAGAAGGAGCTGTTCCAGGGCGATATCGACAGCAAGACGGGCAATCTCCATTTGGTTTCGGGTGTGGCAGATCCCAAGACGGGACGCCTGGATGAATCGCTTGGCCAGATCGTTTGCATCACCCCGCAGGACAATCCGGTGGTGGAGCTAACAGTAATCACCAGTCGCATTGATCCCGCTACCGGCAAGATAGACACCGTTAATGGGGACGTGGAGCGATCGCTGGGCGTCCTCAACTTGGACACTGGCCTCCTGGACACCAAATACGGAGAGATTAATACCCGCACCGGAGAACTGAAGGCCATTGATCCCAAGTCGGGCAAGATTGTGGTCAGCAAGAATGTGAAGGTGGACCCGGGCACTGGTCAGATCACTATTCTGGGCGTTATTGATCCCAAGACGCACAAGATCGATCCCAACCAGGGTCGACTGATCGAGGTGGGCCAGCAGATTGATCCCATTGTGGAGGTCACCTCGCTGGCGGGCAAGTTCGACTCCAAGAGGAACATTATCGATGCCAAGACGGCTCAGGTGGAGACCTCCGGCGGTCAGTTTGATCCCAAGGCTGGCAAGATCGACACTAAGTATGGACAGATCGATCTCGTCAAGCACACCATTACCTTTAATGACCCGAAGTCCGGCAAGACGGTGACCAGGGACATCAAGATTGAGCCCACCACGGGACAGATTGTGCTGAAGAACCAGGTCAACCCGAAGAACAACAAGCCCGACAAGGACTATGCCAGGATTATCTCCCTGAGAATTGTGCAACAGCGCGTGGATCCCGCCACCAAGGCGCCCATCACCCAAGTCAGTGCCGCCAAGGACAAGGACATTGTGGTGGACCCGAAATCCAACCAGATCTGGGTGCCCACCGGTGCCAGCGACCCCGCCACCAAGGAACAGCAGTACATCTCCAGCAGCGTCGACCCCAAGACGGGCTATGTCATCACCATCTATGGCTACCTGGACCCCAAGACCAACGAGATCAAGAAACAGACCAAGCTGGACCCCAACACGATCAAGATCGAGCCGACGTCGGGCAAGATATACACGGCCACCGGCGAGGTGGATCCCTCCACCGGCGAGCCGCTGTACGCGGCCACCCAGGTGGATCCCGAGTCCGGCGAGGTGTACACCAAGCTGGCCCGCGTCGATCCCAAGACGGGCAAGATCGTGATCGTGCGCATCCTGCTCATCTCGAAGACGGACGAGCGCGGCCGCCCAGAGGAGATCGATCCCTCCACCTGCGAGATCGATCCCGTCTCCGGCCGTGTGCTTAAGTTCTTCAACAAAACGGTTTATGTGTACAATATGATTGATCCTGTCACCGGTGAAATTGTGCAGGTGGACCCCAATGATCCTCGCTTTGCCGGCGCCCGCACTACTGTCACCCACACGATGACCCTGACCGGCGAGATTGACCCTGTGACCGGACGCATTAAGAGCGAGTATGGAGACATTGATCCAAATACGGGTGACATTGATCCTGCCACCGCTGTCACGGATCCAGTGACCGGCAAGCTGATCCTTAACTACGCCCAGATCGATCCCTCGCACTTTGGCAAGCAGGCTCAGGTGCAGACCACCACGGAGACGGTGCCCATTACCAGACAGCAGTTCTTCGATGGCGTCAAGCACATAGGCAAGGGTGCTCTGCGTCGGGACTCGGAGGGCAGTTCCGATGACGACATGACCGGACAGTATGGCAGCGATCAGGTCAAGGACATTGTGCTGAGCAGTTCCCAGGCTCAAGCGGCGGCCAGCGGCAAGCTGGGCAAGCCGGTGAGCACGCCGACGGTGGTGAAGACCACCACCAAGCAGGTGCTGACCAAGAACGACGATGGCGTGACCCACAacgtggaggaggaggtgcgCAACCTGGGCACAGGCGAGGTCACCTACTCCACGCAGGAACACAAG GCTGATGCAACACCCACCGACCTGAGTGGCGCCTATGTCACGGCCACCGCTGTCACCACCCGCACTGCCACCACGCACGAGGATCTGGGCAAGAATGCCAAGACcgagcagctggaggagaagaCAGTGGCCACCACCCGCACCCATGATCCcaccaagcagcagcagcgcgtTGTCACCCAGGAGGTAAAGACGACGGCAACAGTGACCAGTGGCGATCAG AAATCTCCGCTGTATACGACCTCCGCCACGGGCTCTACACCAGGACCGCATGTAGAGAGCACACGTGTGGTTTTGGGCGAGGATACACCCGGTTATTCCGGACATGGCGAAATCATCTCCACCCAAACCGTGAGCAGCAAAACCCGCACTGTGGAAACCATTACC TACAAAACCGAACGCGATGGCATTGTTGAGACCCGTGTGGAGCAGAAGATAACTATTCAGTCCGATGGAGATCCCATTGATCATGACAAGGCCTTGGCCGAGGCAATACAA GAAGCGACGGCCATGAATCCCGACATGACTGTGGAGAAGATCGAAATTCAACAGCAAACGCAgtag
- the cora gene encoding protein 4.1 homolog isoform X1: MPAEIKPSAPAEPETPTKSKAKTSSSSFSKAALARVTLLDGSILDVTIDRKAKGRDLVNSICAGLNIIEKDYFGLTYETPTDPRTWLDLEKPVAKFFRSDPWPLNFAVKFYPPEPSQLQEDITRYHLCLQVRNDILEGRLPCTFVTHALLGSYLVQSEMGDYDAKDMPTRAYLKDFKIAPNQTPELEDKVMDLHKTHKGQSPAEAELHYLENAKKLAMYGVDLHPAKDSEGVDIMLGVCASGLLVYRDKLRINRFAWPKILKISYKRHHFYIKIRPGEFEQYESTIGFKLANHRAAKKLWKSCVEHHTFFRLMTPEPDHKSTMFPRFGSKYRYKGRTQYESRATPVDRTAPTFDRTLSGARLTSRSMDALAMAEKEKVARKSSTLDHRGDRNAEGADAHSRSPIKNKKDKPPTELYLDLMDEEKEAKLREKKQKEKEEKERKEKEKRDLEERKKAEKAEKAAKAAAAAAAAAAGSAVNGNDELNDSNKSDKSSGRRGVGIFSSGRKSKSGSPSKDSGKDKSGKDKDKEMGRLGLVVTSGLGADGQQDKDLEEAAKNAAKNRGSTTPGGVTRQYEYAVDADGNASPTRKSYTPGGFRYDQDPNSRKSGGDGQEQLSPTSQQKKIGLAFNYAPGNENALKETAEKLKAGQLSPRTQDKLNRGQLSPKSRAKLLQDPLLSPTTRAKLQGSAVDAAAVPLSDSQKRSYSPTKGPQGYSSGAPGSYKPISDPTADFLESQRYNKEPGYVGPSKAGAAGDAAGAAAAGAAAAGAGAKKPGSPNKSGTPGAGAAAGAAAGAAAAAAAAAAAKPKKKRVKIMVITSKFDPSTKRIDAENGTIEHSTGILDPATGRIDTKYGVIDPKKGTLEALNTKTGKKELFQGDIDSKTGNLHLVSGVADPKTGRLDESLGQIVCITPQDNPVVELTVITSRIDPATGKIDTVNGDVERSLGVLNLDTGLLDTKYGEINTRTGELKAIDPKSGKIVVSKNVKVDPGTGQITILGVIDPKTHKIDPNQGRLIEVGQQIDPIVEVTSLAGKFDSKRNIIDAKTAQVETSGGQFDPKAGKIDTKYGQIDLVKHTITFNDPKSGKTVTRDIKIEPTTGQIVLKNQVNPKNNKPDKDYARIISLRIVQQRVDPATKAPITQVSAAKDKDIVVDPKSNQIWVPTGASDPATKEQQYISSSVDPKTGYVITIYGYLDPKTNEIKKQTKLDPNTIKIEPTSGKIYTATGEVDPSTGEPLYAATQVDPESGEVYTKLARVDPKTGKIVIVRILLISKTDERGRPEEIDPSTCEIDPVSGRVLKFFNKTVYVYNMIDPVTGEIVQVDPNDPRFAGARTTVTHTMTLTGEIDPVTGRIKSEYGDIDPNTGDIDPATAVTDPVTGKLILNYAQIDPSHFGKQAQVQTTTETVPITRQQFFDGVKHIGKGALRRDSEGSSDDDMTGQYGSDQVKDIVLSSSQAQAAASGKLGKPVSTPTVVKTTTKQVLTKNDDGVTHNVEEEVRNLGTGEVTYSTQEHKADATPTDLSGAYVTATAVTTRTATTHEDLGKNAKTEQLEEKTVATTRTHDPTKQQQRVVTQEVKTTATVTSGDQYQRRDSVSSTSSGDSGTPIDGPYDGASVVRTDNQKSPLYTTSATGSTPGPHVESTRVVLGEDTPGYSGHGEIISTQTVSSKTRTVETITYKTERDGIVETRVEQKITIQSDGDPIDHDKALAEAIQEATAMNPDMTVEKIEIQQQTQ; the protein is encoded by the exons ATGCCGGCGGAAATTAAACCATCCGCACCCGCTGAGCCGGAAACGCCGACCAAGAGCAAAGCCAAGACCAGCTCCTCATCGTTCTCCAAGGCAGCCCTGGCCAGGGTAACCCTGCTGGATGGCTCCATTCTAGATGTGACCATTGAT CGCAAAGCCAAGGGCCGTGACCTGGTCAACTCCATCTGTGCCGGCCTCAACATCATTGAGAAGGACTACTTTGGCTTGACCTATGAGACTCCCACAGATCCACGCACCTGGCTGGATCTGGAGAAGCCAGTGGCCAAGTTCTTTCGTTCGGATCCCTGGCCCTTGAACTTTGCCGTCAAGTTCTATCCGCCGGAGCCTTCGCAGCTGCAGGAGGACATCACGCGCTATCACCTGTGCCTGCAGGTGCGCAATGATATCCTCGAGGGTCGTCTGCCCTGCACCTTTGTCACCCACGCCTTGCTGGGCTCCTATTTGGTGCAATCCGAGATGGGTGACTATGATGCCAAGGATATGCCCACGCGTGCCTACCTAAAGGACTTTAAGATCGCCCCCAACCAGACGCCTGAGTTGGAGGATAAGGTCATGGATCTGCACAAGACCCACAAGGGACAATCACCAGCAGAGGCTGAGCTTCACTACCTGGAGAATGCCAAGAAGCTGGCCATGTATGGCGTGGATTTGCATCCGGCCAAGGACTCTGAGGGTGTGGACATCATGCTGGGCGTGTGTGCCTCTGGATTGTTGGTCTACAGGGATAA ACTCCGCATCAACCGCTTTGCCTGGCCCAAGATCCTGAAAATCTCCTACAAGCGTCATCATTTTTATATCAAGATCCGTCCCGGTGAATTCGAGCAGTACGAGTCCACCATTGGCTTCAAGCTGGCCAATCATAGGGCCGCCAAGAAGCTCTGGAAATCCTGCGTGGAGCACCACACCTTCTTCCGCCTGATGACCCCGGAACCGGACCACAAGTCCACTATGTTCCCGCGCTTTGGCTCCAAGTATCGCTACAAGGGACGCACTCAGTATGAGAGCAGGGCCACGCCCGTGGATCGTACGGCTCCTACCTTTGACAGGACTCTATCAGGAGCTCGTCTGACCTCACGCAGCATGGATG CCTTGGCCATGGCCGAGAAGGAGAAGGTGGCCCGCAAGAGCAGCACTTTGGACCATCGGGGAGACCGCAATGCCGAGGGAGCCGATGCCCACAGCCGCAGTCCCATTAAGAACAAGAAGGACAAG CCCCCGACAGAGCTGTACCTTGACTTGATG gatgaggagaaggaggcCAAGCTGCGCGAGAAGAagcagaaggagaaggaggaaaaggagcgcaaggagaaggagaagcgaGACTTGGAGGAGCGCAAGAAGGCCGAGAAGGCTGAGAAGGCggccaaggcagcagcagctgctgcagccgccgccgctggtTCGGCTGTTAATG GCAATGACGAGCTGAACGATTCCAACAAGTCGGACAAGTCCTCAGGCAGACGT GGCGTTGGCATATTCTCGTCGGGCCGCAAGAGCAAGAGCGGCTCTCCGTCCAAGGACAGCGGCAAGGATAAGTCGggcaaggacaaggacaaggaaaTGGGTCGTCTTGGTTTGGTCGTTACTTCGGGTCTGGGCGCCGATGGTCAGCAGGACAAGGATCTTGAGGAGGCGGCCAAGAATGCGGCCAAGAACCGTGGATCCACCACTCCTGGCGGAGTGACCAGGCAGTACGAGTATGCCGTGGATGCCGATGGCAATGCCAGCCCCACCAGGAAGTCCTATACACCAGGTGGCTTCCGTTACGACCAGGATCCCAACTCTAGGAAGTCTGGTGGCGATGGACAGGAGCAGCTTTCACCCACATCGCAGCAGAAGAAGATTGGGTTGGCCTTCAACTATGCTCCGGGCAATGAGAATGCTTTGAAGGAGACCGCCGAGAAGCTGAAGGCTGGCCAGCTGTCGCCGCGCACTCAGGACAAGCTGAACCGTGGCCAGCTGTCGCCCAAGTCCAGGGCCAAGCTGCTGCAGGATCCCCTGCTTTCGCCCACCACAAGAGCTAAGCTCCAGGGCAGCGCTGTGGATGCTGCCGCTGTTCCGCTCAGCGACTCCCAGAAGCGCTCTTATTCGCCCACGAAGGGTCCGCAGGGCTACTCCTCTGGTGCTCCGGGTAGCTACAAGCCCATCTCAGATCCCACAGCTGACTTTTTGGAGTCGCAGCGTTACAACAAGGAGCCTGGCTATGTGGGCCCCTCGAAGGCAGGTGCTGCGGGAGATGCtgcaggagctgctgctgcgggagctgctgctgctggagctggtgcTAAGAAGCCTGGATCTCCCAACAAATCGGGAACTCCTGGAGCTGGTGCTGCCGCAGGAGCTGCAGCaggagccgccgccgccgctgctgctgctgccgccgccaagCCCAAGAAGAAGCGCGTCAAGATCATGGTCATCACCTCCAAGTTTGATCCCTCGACCAAGCGCATTGATGCTGAGAACGGAACCATTGAGCACTCCACTGGCATTCTAGACCCGGCCACCGGACGCATCGACACCAAGTACGGTGTGATTGATCCCAAGAAGGGCACTTTGGAGGCTCTCAATACCAAGACCGGCAAGAAGGAGCTGTTCCAGGGCGATATCGACAGCAAGACGGGCAATCTCCATTTGGTTTCGGGTGTGGCAGATCCCAAGACGGGACGCCTGGATGAATCGCTTGGCCAGATCGTTTGCATCACCCCGCAGGACAATCCGGTGGTGGAGCTAACAGTAATCACCAGTCGCATTGATCCCGCTACCGGCAAGATAGACACCGTTAATGGGGACGTGGAGCGATCGCTGGGCGTCCTCAACTTGGACACTGGCCTCCTGGACACCAAATACGGAGAGATTAATACCCGCACCGGAGAACTGAAGGCCATTGATCCCAAGTCGGGCAAGATTGTGGTCAGCAAGAATGTGAAGGTGGACCCGGGCACTGGTCAGATCACTATTCTGGGCGTTATTGATCCCAAGACGCACAAGATCGATCCCAACCAGGGTCGACTGATCGAGGTGGGCCAGCAGATTGATCCCATTGTGGAGGTCACCTCGCTGGCGGGCAAGTTCGACTCCAAGAGGAACATTATCGATGCCAAGACGGCTCAGGTGGAGACCTCCGGCGGTCAGTTTGATCCCAAGGCTGGCAAGATCGACACTAAGTATGGACAGATCGATCTCGTCAAGCACACCATTACCTTTAATGACCCGAAGTCCGGCAAGACGGTGACCAGGGACATCAAGATTGAGCCCACCACGGGACAGATTGTGCTGAAGAACCAGGTCAACCCGAAGAACAACAAGCCCGACAAGGACTATGCCAGGATTATCTCCCTGAGAATTGTGCAACAGCGCGTGGATCCCGCCACCAAGGCGCCCATCACCCAAGTCAGTGCCGCCAAGGACAAGGACATTGTGGTGGACCCGAAATCCAACCAGATCTGGGTGCCCACCGGTGCCAGCGACCCCGCCACCAAGGAACAGCAGTACATCTCCAGCAGCGTCGACCCCAAGACGGGCTATGTCATCACCATCTATGGCTACCTGGACCCCAAGACCAACGAGATCAAGAAACAGACCAAGCTGGACCCCAACACGATCAAGATCGAGCCGACGTCGGGCAAGATATACACGGCCACCGGCGAGGTGGATCCCTCCACCGGCGAGCCGCTGTACGCGGCCACCCAGGTGGATCCCGAGTCCGGCGAGGTGTACACCAAGCTGGCCCGCGTCGATCCCAAGACGGGCAAGATCGTGATCGTGCGCATCCTGCTCATCTCGAAGACGGACGAGCGCGGCCGCCCAGAGGAGATCGATCCCTCCACCTGCGAGATCGATCCCGTCTCCGGCCGTGTGCTTAAGTTCTTCAACAAAACGGTTTATGTGTACAATATGATTGATCCTGTCACCGGTGAAATTGTGCAGGTGGACCCCAATGATCCTCGCTTTGCCGGCGCCCGCACTACTGTCACCCACACGATGACCCTGACCGGCGAGATTGACCCTGTGACCGGACGCATTAAGAGCGAGTATGGAGACATTGATCCAAATACGGGTGACATTGATCCTGCCACCGCTGTCACGGATCCAGTGACCGGCAAGCTGATCCTTAACTACGCCCAGATCGATCCCTCGCACTTTGGCAAGCAGGCTCAGGTGCAGACCACCACGGAGACGGTGCCCATTACCAGACAGCAGTTCTTCGATGGCGTCAAGCACATAGGCAAGGGTGCTCTGCGTCGGGACTCGGAGGGCAGTTCCGATGACGACATGACCGGACAGTATGGCAGCGATCAGGTCAAGGACATTGTGCTGAGCAGTTCCCAGGCTCAAGCGGCGGCCAGCGGCAAGCTGGGCAAGCCGGTGAGCACGCCGACGGTGGTGAAGACCACCACCAAGCAGGTGCTGACCAAGAACGACGATGGCGTGACCCACAacgtggaggaggaggtgcgCAACCTGGGCACAGGCGAGGTCACCTACTCCACGCAGGAACACAAG GCTGATGCAACACCCACCGACCTGAGTGGCGCCTATGTCACGGCCACCGCTGTCACCACCCGCACTGCCACCACGCACGAGGATCTGGGCAAGAATGCCAAGACcgagcagctggaggagaagaCAGTGGCCACCACCCGCACCCATGATCCcaccaagcagcagcagcgcgtTGTCACCCAGGAGGTAAAGACGACGGCAACAGTGACCAGTGGCGATCAG TATCAGAGGCGGGACAGTGTCTCCTCGACCAGCTCCGGTGACTCGGGCACGCCCATCGACGGACCCTACGATGGTGCCAGCGTGGTGCGCACAGATAACCAG AAATCTCCGCTGTATACGACCTCCGCCACGGGCTCTACACCAGGACCGCATGTAGAGAGCACACGTGTGGTTTTGGGCGAGGATACACCCGGTTATTCCGGACATGGCGAAATCATCTCCACCCAAACCGTGAGCAGCAAAACCCGCACTGTGGAAACCATTACC TACAAAACCGAACGCGATGGCATTGTTGAGACCCGTGTGGAGCAGAAGATAACTATTCAGTCCGATGGAGATCCCATTGATCATGACAAGGCCTTGGCCGAGGCAATACAA GAAGCGACGGCCATGAATCCCGACATGACTGTGGAGAAGATCGAAATTCAACAGCAAACGCAgtag